The proteins below are encoded in one region of Neofelis nebulosa isolate mNeoNeb1 chromosome 17, mNeoNeb1.pri, whole genome shotgun sequence:
- the ATF5 gene encoding cyclic AMP-dependent transcription factor ATF-5: MSLLATLGLELDRALLPASGLGWLVDYGKLPLAPAPLGSYEILGGALEGGLPGGGEPLAGDGFSDWMTERVDFTALLPLEPSLPPGALPPPSPPPPDLEAMASLLKKELEQIEDFFLDAPLLPPSSPLPQPPPPAPSLPLPLPLPTFDLPQPPALDTLDLLAIYCRSEAGPGDSGSASLPPPQQGPPPPPPASRPAPYPNPTTTRGDRKQKKRDQNKSAALRYRQRKRAEGEALEGECQGLEARNRELRERAESVEREIQYVKDLLIEVYKARSQRTRNS, encoded by the exons ATGTCACTCCTGGCGACCCTGGGGCTGGAGCTGGACAGGGCCCTGCTCCCAGCTAGCGGTCTGGGCTGGCTCGTAGACTATGGGAAACtccccctggcccctgcccccctcGGCTCCTATGAAATCCTTGGGGGAGCCCTGGAGGGCGGGCTCCCAGGGGGAGGAGAGCCCCTGGCAG GTGACGGCTTCTCTGACTGGATGACTGAGCGGGTGGACTTTACAGCCCTCCTGCCCCTGGAACCCTCCTTacccccaggtgccctccccccaccctccccacccccacctgaccTGGAGGCCATGGCCTCTCTCCTCAAGAAGGAGCTGGAACAGATAGAAGACTTCTTCCTTGATGCGCCACTCCTCCCACCATCCTCCCCCCTGCCTCAGCCGCCGCCACCagcgccctccctccctcttccactccccctccccacctttgacctcccccagccccctgctctgGATACCCTTGACTTGCTGGCTATCTACTGCCGCAGTGAGGCCGGGCCAGGAGACTCAGGGTCGGCATCCCTGCCCCCACCGCAGCAGggccccccccctccacctccagcctCTCGCCCGGCCCCCTACCCGAATCCTACCACCACCCGAGGGGACCGCAAGCAAAAGAAGAGAGACCAGAACAAGTCAGCAGCTCTGAGGTACCGCCAGAGGAAGCGGGCAGAGGGCGAGGCCCTGGAGGGCgagtgccaggggctggaggctcGAAACCGGGAGTTGAGGGAGAGGGCTGAGTCGGTAGAGCGCGAGATCCAGTATGTCAAGGATCTGCTCATTGAGGTGTATAAGGCTCGGAGCCAGAGGACCCGGAACAGCTAG